CGAGGCAAAGATGATTCGTCGCCGGGGAACCGTCTCGGTCGGTTCGGTCCAGTCGGCGGGTTCCGCGGCCACGTCGGCCGGTCCGCGGTCGCCGCTCACGGGGTCGGATGATGCGTTCACCGGGGCATCGTACAAAAGCCGGGCATGCCATTACCCCCGTCGCTCGGTGACACGGGCGTCCCCTCACAACCCTGCCGTCTCAGACGGGGAGGAGACCCGCGGCGACTACTCCCGCGGCGAGGTTCGCCAGCGCGTGGACCGCCGCCCCCGGAACGAGGGTTCCCGAGCTGTGCCGCAGCCAGCCGAGCAGCCACCCGGCGGCGAACTGCACCGGGATGAGGGGCCACAGCCTCACATCGACCGCCAGCAGGGCCAGGTGCGGGACGAGGAACACCACGGACTGCAGCAGGTTGCCCCACCCGAAGCCGAGTCGCCGGATGAACACGCCGCCGAGCAGTCCCCGGAAGAAGACCTCCTCGCCGACGGCCCGGAGCACCACGGCGGCGGCGACACCCACGGAGGACATCGCCGCGACCGAGACCCCGGGTTGCTCGAGCACCTCGGCGGGGACCAGGGCCAGCGACAGCCACCCCGCCGCCAGCAGCGGGACGAACAGCACCAACGCCCATCCGTACGCCGCGAGAGAGCCCCGGGACACCCCCGCGAGTCGCATCGCCGCCCCGGCGGAGCGGTCACTGCGGCGGGACTGCACGACCACGTAGATGAGGGTCGGCGCACAGAACAGGACGAACTCGGTCATACCTCTCTGAGCTCTCGACGAGCGTGCGACGTCGATGCGCAGGCCCCGCGGCCCGGCCGACCCTCTACAACTGTGTGCCCGGCAGACATACCGGAATGCTAGCCCTCGCCCCGTGCTACAACTGGACAACGCACCAGGACGGGGTCACCGCATGAGATCAGGCACCGAGTCGTCAGCATCCGCGGCGCCGCCAGTCCCCGTCGGGGACCCCACCGGGGCCGATCAGGCGGTCGCCGACCTCGATCTCGGGCAGCAGGCCGCGCTCGGTAGCGGTGCGTCGTTCTGGCGCACCGAGGAGCACCCGGGGGTGCCCGCGCTGGTCCTCACCGACGGCCCGCACGGGGTGCGGTTCCAGTCCGGCGCATCGGACCATCTCGGTCTCAGTGCGAGCGACCCGGCCACCTGCTTCCCCCCGGCCGCGGGGCTGGCGCAGAGCTGGGACCCCGCCCTGGCCCGCCGGATCGGGTCCACGTTGGCCGCCGAGGCCGTGGCCGCCGGGGTGGGGGTCCTGCTGGGTCCGGGGATCAACATCAAGCGCGACCCGCGGGCCGGCCGCAACTTCGAGTACTTCAGCGAGGACCCGCACCTGACCGGTGTGATGGCCGGGCAGGTGGTCGCGGGCCTCCAGTCGGGCGGCGTCGGGGCGTCGCTCAAGCACTTCGCCGCCAACAACTCCGAGCACGACCGCATGCGGGCGAGCTCCGACGTCGACCCCCGTCCACTGCGCGAGATCTACCTGCGGGCGTTCGAGCGCGTGGTCCGGGACGCCCGGCCGTGGACGGTGATGACGGCCTACAACAAGCTCAACGGTGTCTACGCCACCGAGAACAGGTGGCTGCTCACCGAGCTGCTGCGGGACGAGTGGGGTTTCGACGGAGCGGTCATCAGCGACTGGGGCGCCGTGGTGGACCGGGTGGCCTCGGTGCGTGCCGGGCTCGACCTGCAGATGCCCGGACCCGCCGGACTCGACGACGCCGACGTGGTCCGGGCCGTCGAGGGGGCGAGCTCGACCGGGCCCACGCCCTGCGGGCCGCGACGGCCGTGGCGCGCCTGGCGGTGCGGGCCCGGAACGGGCCACAGGCGGTGCAGTCCGGCGCAGCGCATCGCGCGGCACCGGTTGATCACGACGCCCACCACGACCTCGCGCGGGAGGCGGCGGAGTCCTCGATCGTGCTGCTGGCCAACGACGGCGGCCTCCTTCCCCTCTCACCGGCCACCGGGGTCGCGGTGATCGGCGCCTTCGCCCGCGAACCGCGCTTCCAGGGAGGCGGCAGCTCGCACGTCACCCCCACGCGGGTCGATGTGCCACTGACGGAGATCAGGCGAATAGCCGGGGACGCCCGGGTCACCCATGCCACGGGCGTCGGGAATGGTGACGACGACGAGGACCTGCTCCTCGCCGAGGCGGTGGCCATCGCGTCCGAGGCCGAGGTGGCCGTCCTCATGCTCGGTCTGACCGACGACCAGGAGTCCGAGGGCGTCGACCGGCAGCACATCGATCTGCCGGGAAACCAGCTCCGGCTCCTCGAGGCGGTCGCCGCGGTGCAAGAGCGGATCGTGGTGATCCTGTCGGCCGGATCCGTGGTGGACCTGTCCCCGGTGGTTCCCCACGCGACGGCGATCGTGTCCGGGGCGCTGCTGGGACAGGGCGGAGGCCGGGCGCTCGCGCGGGTGCTCTACGGCCACGCCACCCCGTCCGGACGGCTGGCCGAGACCGTCCCGCTGCGGATCGAGGACGTCCCAAGCTGGGGCAACTTCCCCGCCGAGGACTCACACGTCCGGTACGGGGAGGGCATCTTCGTCGGCTACCGCGGGTACGACCACAGGCGGCGGGAGGTGCGGTTCCCCTTCGGACACGGCCTGTCCTACACGACCTTCGACTACCGATCCCTGACGGTCGTGGCCGGGCACAACGGGTGGACGGCACGGGTCGAGGTCCACAACACCGGGTCGTACCGGGGCCGCGAGGTCGTCCAGATCTACGCCTCGCTGCCGGCCTCGGTGCGCAGGCGGGCGCCACGGGAGCTCGTGGGATTCGGCCATATCGAGCTCGATCCCGGACAGAGCGGACAGCTCGAGGTGGTGATCGAACGCCGGGACCTGGCGTACTGGGACGAGCCCGCCGGGTGCTGGCTGGTGGAGGGTGGCGAGTACGTCTTCGCGGCCGCGGCCTCCAGCCGGGACCTCCGGATCGAGGCCTCCGTGCCGATCGACGGGGACCCGCGCCCGGTCCGGATCGACCTCGACTCCACGATCTCCGAGGCGATGGCGGACCCCGACGCCCGGTTGATCCTCGACGAGGTGTTCCGCCCGCTCGCGGCGAACGCCGGTGAGGCGAGCGGCGCCGTGGGAGCCTCGATCGAGCAGCTGGTGGGCTCGATCCCCGTGGGCCGGATGCTCTCCGGGTTCCTGGGGATGGACCGGGAGTCGGTGGCGGGTATCGCCGAGCAGCTCGCCCGGATCCACCGGTGAGCTAGCTGCTCCGCTCGGCATCTCGACGTCTGTAGTGCAGGAGGGCGGCCCCGTTGTCGAAGACACGGTGTTCCACCAGCTCCAGGTCGAGCTCGGCACCCGGAGGTAGCGCGCGCAGGCCGCCACCCACCACCCTCGGGACGATGAAGAACCTGAACTGGTCGACCATCCCGGCACTGATCGCCTCGCTCGCCGTGGTGGGTCCGAAGATCTCGACCTCACCCTCGGCGTCGTCGACGATCTGCTGAAGCCCGGCGATGTCGAGGCGCGGCAGAAGGCGGTCCCGGTCGGACACGAGGTCCGCCTCGGTCATCGTCGAGGACACCGCGGTGCGCGTCAGGTCCTGCCACAGTCGAGCGAACTCGTGCTCGTCCGGGCTCCAGGATCCGTCCTCGGGTTCGGACTGCCAGTAGGTCATCAACTGGTAGGTGTTCCGCCCGAGGACCTCGTGCGACACCGAGGTCATGCGTTCCACGTGAAACCTGAACAGGTCCCCGCCGGGCGCGGTCCAGTCGAAGTCGCCGTTCGCGTCGGCGGCATAGCCGTCCAGCGAGATGGTCGCGGTGTAGCCCAGCGTCCCCATGGTCGTCCTCCGCTGCTCGCGAGGTGGCGGTAGCGACAAGCCTAACGCCGCGCCGCCAGCAGTCGCGCCCTTTCCCCTGACCGCGCAGCTGGGTGGCGATTGTGGGCGTCAGTCGAGTTGACGACGCATGACGATCCGAGGGAAGCCCCCCGCCACCGACGTCGTGTCGGCGACCTTGACGAATCCCGCCTGCTCGAACAGGGAGCGGAACCCCACGAACGCCATCGTCAGGTTGACCTTCTCCGCACTGTTGTCCACGGGTACCGCCTCGACGGCGGGTGCGCCGTGGTCGCGCGCCAACCCGACCGCACCCTCGACCAGTTCCCGCGCCACTCCCTGACCCCGGTACCCGGGGCGGACCCGAATGCAGAAGATCGACCACACAGGTTGAGCGTCGACGGTCGGCACCACTCGTGATCGCGCGATCGGCAGGTCGCGGCGCGGAGCGACTCCCGCCCACCCCACGGGTTCCGGCCCGAGGTAGGCGAGCACGCCCGGTGCGGTGTCCCGCCCGCACAGGTCGCGGACGTACTCGCCGCGGGCGGGACCCGTCAGCGAGGTGTTGGTCTTGGAGTCCAGTCGGTGGCTGAGGCACCAGCACACCGAGGCGTCCGGGTTCTTCTTCGGCCCCAGGAGAACAGCCACGTCGTCGAACCGGTCAGCCGGCCGCACCTCGATCATCGCCACGCCACCACTGCAGTAGGTGTCATAGGGTCCATCCTTGCCTGAGGTGCCCGGTCGGCGGGCCGGAAGGAGCACACCGCCCCGCACAGCCCCGCACAGCCCCGCGCCGCGGTGACGGGCACCGAGTCGGGGGCTGGGGTCCGGAGCAGATCGGCACCCGCCTCACTTCTGACGCCCCAGTGCCGCGTACAACGCGACCCAGTCCTGCGCGGTGAGATCCCTGGGCAGGGCATCCGGCGCGACGCCCGCCCGGGCGATGACCCCGCGGACTGCAGATCTGCGCCGCGGGTGTACCACGGTGGCCAGGATCGCGGCGATGCCCCGGCCGCGTCCGGTGAAGACGTCGTGAACGAACCGGCGGTAAGCACTACGGTCCTGGTCCGCGAGAAGAGGACGAGGCCTCCGGTACAGGACGAGCAGTGCTCCGTCGACGGTCGGCTCCGGCCGGAAGGCCCGGCGGGGCACCCGGCGATGCAGGGTGAACTCGATCCACGGCCACCACTGCGCGGTCATCATGGTCGCGCCCCCGACGCCTGCTCGTCGACGCGCGACCTCCCACTGGACCAGCAGGACGGCCGTCGTCGTGGACGGGGAGTGGAGCAGTTTGCGCAGGATCGAGGTGGTGAGGTGGAACGGGAGGTTGCCCACCACCACATGGGGAGTAGTCGGCAACGGCCACTGCACGAAGTCCGCGTGGACCAGCTCAACGTCTGTAGCGAGCGAACCCTGGAGATGCTCGACTGTCCGGGAATCGATCTCCACCGCCGTCAGTGGGCGATCCAGGGACTGCAACGGGGTGGTCAGTGCACCCCTCCCGGGCCCGATCTCGATGATCGGCCCCGAGGTCTCGTCGACGATGTCGATGATCTCGTCGATGACCGTGGTGTCGGTGAGGAAGTTCTGGCCGTGCTCGTGCCGGCCGCCCCGATAGGTGGGCATGTGTAGACGCTCCGAATGAAGAGAGTGCGCCCGGGCATGCAGAAGCGCCGCCCGGCTGGACCGCGGAGCGGCGGAAGCGTCCTACAGGAGGGAATCCGCCGCTAGAAGCGACGGTCCCGAATCAATGAGGTGATGCACGCCATGACGAGGAGTGTAACGGACCCCTGGGGCATGTTCCCCGTCGTCACTCCCGGCGCGGCGGGTCCACAACCGGTGCCATCCAGCCTGAGATGAACGCGCGCAGCTCGGCGTCGGGACGGGAGGCAGGGTCATCAAGGCAGAGCACCGACCAGCCCACGTGCACGGCGATGTCGGCCAGGTTCTCGACCCGGCCCTCGAGTTCGGGGAAGCGGGCGACGGCGGGAGAGAGCAGTGCCACCGCGTAGTCGTGTGCGCGGCGAGCTGCTCCCGGATCGAAGATCGGGTTGGCCGTTCCGGAGAGCGTGAGTTCCCGGAGCAACGGATCGCCGAGGACGTGGTGACGCGCCTGGATCATCATCTCGACGAACAGTCCCAGTGGCGTTTCGGTCGACTCCATGAGTTCGGCGAACGCCCCGGTCAGCGAGGTGAGCCGGTCGGAAACCGCCTGCGACACCAGCTCCTCCCGCGTACCGAAGATCGAATGGACGGTCTGACGACTCACTCCCGCACGCCTGGCCACTCCGGCGACGTTCACGGCGGTGAAGCCCGACTCCCCGATCACGGCTCGGGTGGCCTCGAGGATGATCTCCCGGGATCGCACCCGACCATTATCTGCCAGCGTCACGCGACGCTGCAGCCGAACCTCCCCCCGCCGTCAAGAGTGGAGATCAGCCAGGGGGTCACCTCGTCGTGGATCATCGTGTCGTGGATGAGCGGGCCGAAGTGGTCCGGGAGCGTCCAGCCGGGCGCCAGGGCGGGCACTGGGGTGGAGCGGAACGTCACGTCGCCGCCGGCAGCGCACCAGTCGTCGGCGAGGGCGCGGGCCTGGCCGTAGGGAACGGTGTCGTCGTTCGGTGAGGACGTGATGAGTACCGGCGCGGTGGGGGTCAGCCGGCCGAGCTTCTGGTCGTCGAGCACCGCTTGCGCCGAGGGGTCGCCGGCGATCCACTGGTCAAGGCTGCGCCCGTCAACGGTGAGGTCGGAGGTCCGCAGAAAGGGACTCGAGAATATGACGTCTGCGATGCACTTGGTCTCCAGCGAGGCCAAGGTGGCGCGACCGTGATCGGAGAGGGCGGCGCCGACGAGTGTGCGCAGCTCAGGGTAGCGATCGACCATCCCGTTGACGGACCATCCGATCACTCCGCCGATCAGGGTTCCGTCGATCTGCCGTAGTACCTGTTGGAGGTCGGCCACCGGCGCCCCCGCCCAGGCGCCGCGCAGGTCGAGTTCGGGCGCGTAGGTGGGATGTAGTTCCGCGGCCGCGGCGGTGGCGCCGCCGCCCTGTGAATAGCCCGCCAGAAGTAGAGGCGAGCTGGCACCTGCGAGGGCGCGGGCGGCGCGAGCAGCATCGAGCACGGCACGACCGGTTTCGACCCGGTCGACGTAGCTGTGGATTCGGGGGGTGCCCAGGCCGATGTAGTCGGTCACCACCACGCGCGCTCCCATCGCGTGCCATTTCGCGGCCGAGACGAGTTCCTGGTTCGCGGAGAGGAACGGGTCGGGATCAACTCCCGCCCACAGCCCACTGGGCACGGCGAGCGAGATGGCGCAGTGGTTGCCCTGGCCGGTGGTGCCCGGGGCGATGACGACGGTCGGCCGTTCGCCTGGCCCTCGCCACGGCCCTGATTCCTCGATCACCATTGCAGTGACAACGGCGGGGGCGTCGTGGACATCGCGGGAGGTGAACATCATCCGCGTCGCCGCAGCGGGCCAGGCGCCGTCCGCCCCGGGAAGAGTGGCCGGGATGGTGACGGACTGGGTACGGACCACCGCGCCGGGCTGCGCCGGTAGGTCGGCCGGCGGCTCGTAGAACGGATCGGCGACCATGTCGGACGTGTGCGCGTGGGTGTCCGCGGAACCGAGCGGGTCGGCGTGCGCGACGGGCGAAATCCCGAGCCCGACGACGACGAGGGCAGCAGTGGCGGTGGCGAAGGCTCTGAGTCGACGCATGTCGGCCTTTCTCTGGGTTCGCATCTAGAAGAGGTGGCCGACGTCGTGCCTGACGATCCTGTCGAGTGCGCGTTCGGCGATGGCGGCGATGGTGAGCGACGGGTTGCAGGCGGCCGTAGTGCCGGGGATGAGGGCACCGTCGATCACGTACAGGCCCCGCTGGCCCATCACGCGTCCCTCCAGGTCGCAGACCTGGTTCATGGCGGCTCCGCCGAGGGGGTGCCAGGTGGAGTTGAG
This Dietzia psychralcaliphila DNA region includes the following protein-coding sequences:
- a CDS encoding glycoside hydrolase family 3 C-terminal domain-containing protein; protein product: MLLANDGGLLPLSPATGVAVIGAFAREPRFQGGGSSHVTPTRVDVPLTEIRRIAGDARVTHATGVGNGDDDEDLLLAEAVAIASEAEVAVLMLGLTDDQESEGVDRQHIDLPGNQLRLLEAVAAVQERIVVILSAGSVVDLSPVVPHATAIVSGALLGQGGGRALARVLYGHATPSGRLAETVPLRIEDVPSWGNFPAEDSHVRYGEGIFVGYRGYDHRRREVRFPFGHGLSYTTFDYRSLTVVAGHNGWTARVEVHNTGSYRGREVVQIYASLPASVRRRAPRELVGFGHIELDPGQSGQLEVVIERRDLAYWDEPAGCWLVEGGEYVFAAAASSRDLRIEASVPIDGDPRPVRIDLDSTISEAMADPDARLILDEVFRPLAANAGEASGAVGASIEQLVGSIPVGRMLSGFLGMDRESVAGIAEQLARIHR
- a CDS encoding dihydrofolate reductase family protein — translated: MGTLGYTATISLDGYAADANGDFDWTAPGGDLFRFHVERMTSVSHEVLGRNTYQLMTYWQSEPEDGSWSPDEHEFARLWQDLTRTAVSSTMTEADLVSDRDRLLPRLDIAGLQQIVDDAEGEVEIFGPTTASEAISAGMVDQFRFFIVPRVVGGGLRALPPGAELDLELVEHRVFDNGAALLHYRRRDAERSS
- the erm gene encoding 23S ribosomal RNA methyltransferase Erm; protein product: MPTYRGGRHEHGQNFLTDTTVIDEIIDIVDETSGPIIEIGPGRGALTTPLQSLDRPLTAVEIDSRTVEHLQGSLATDVELVHADFVQWPLPTTPHVVVGNLPFHLTTSILRKLLHSPSTTTAVLLVQWEVARRRAGVGGATMMTAQWWPWIEFTLHRRVPRRAFRPEPTVDGALLVLYRRPRPLLADQDRSAYRRFVHDVFTGRGRGIAAILATVVHPRRRSAVRGVIARAGVAPDALPRDLTAQDWVALYAALGRQK
- a CDS encoding CPBP family intramembrane glutamic endopeptidase, which translates into the protein MTEFVLFCAPTLIYVVVQSRRSDRSAGAAMRLAGVSRGSLAAYGWALVLFVPLLAAGWLSLALVPAEVLEQPGVSVAAMSSVGVAAAVVLRAVGEEVFFRGLLGGVFIRRLGFGWGNLLQSVVFLVPHLALLAVDVRLWPLIPVQFAAGWLLGWLRHSSGTLVPGAAVHALANLAAGVVAAGLLPV
- a CDS encoding lipase family protein, producing MRTQRKADMRRLRAFATATAALVVVGLGISPVAHADPLGSADTHAHTSDMVADPFYEPPADLPAQPGAVVRTQSVTIPATLPGADGAWPAAATRMMFTSRDVHDAPAVVTAMVIEESGPWRGPGERPTVVIAPGTTGQGNHCAISLAVPSGLWAGVDPDPFLSANQELVSAAKWHAMGARVVVTDYIGLGTPRIHSYVDRVETGRAVLDAARAARALAGASSPLLLAGYSQGGGATAAAAELHPTYAPELDLRGAWAGAPVADLQQVLRQIDGTLIGGVIGWSVNGMVDRYPELRTLVGAALSDHGRATLASLETKCIADVIFSSPFLRTSDLTVDGRSLDQWIAGDPSAQAVLDDQKLGRLTPTAPVLITSSPNDDTVPYGQARALADDWCAAGGDVTFRSTPVPALAPGWTLPDHFGPLIHDTMIHDEVTPWLISTLDGGGRFGCSVA
- a CDS encoding glycoside hydrolase family 3 N-terminal domain-containing protein; translation: MRSGTESSASAAPPVPVGDPTGADQAVADLDLGQQAALGSGASFWRTEEHPGVPALVLTDGPHGVRFQSGASDHLGLSASDPATCFPPAAGLAQSWDPALARRIGSTLAAEAVAAGVGVLLGPGINIKRDPRAGRNFEYFSEDPHLTGVMAGQVVAGLQSGGVGASLKHFAANNSEHDRMRASSDVDPRPLREIYLRAFERVVRDARPWTVMTAYNKLNGVYATENRWLLTELLRDEWGFDGAVISDWGAVVDRVASVRAGLDLQMPGPAGLDDADVVRAVEGASSTGPTPCGPRRPWRAWRCGPGTGHRRCSPAQRIARHRLITTPTTTSRGRRRSPRSCCWPTTAASFPSHRPPGSR
- a CDS encoding GNAT family N-acetyltransferase, which produces MIEVRPADRFDDVAVLLGPKKNPDASVCWCLSHRLDSKTNTSLTGPARGEYVRDLCGRDTAPGVLAYLGPEPVGWAGVAPRRDLPIARSRVVPTVDAQPVWSIFCIRVRPGYRGQGVARELVEGAVGLARDHGAPAVEAVPVDNSAEKVNLTMAFVGFRSLFEQAGFVKVADTTSVAGGFPRIVMRRQLD
- a CDS encoding TetR/AcrR family transcriptional regulator; translation: MRSREIILEATRAVIGESGFTAVNVAGVARRAGVSRQTVHSIFGTREELVSQAVSDRLTSLTGAFAELMESTETPLGLFVEMMIQARHHVLGDPLLRELTLSGTANPIFDPGAARRAHDYAVALLSPAVARFPELEGRVENLADIAVHVGWSVLCLDDPASRPDAELRAFISGWMAPVVDPPRRE